The Candidatus Binatia bacterium genome contains the following window.
CCGCAATCCGATTTACGCTGCCAAGCAATACGCGACGCTGGACTGGCTTTGTAAAGGCCGGCTGATCGTAGGCGTTGGGCTCGGCTCCAAGGCGACGCGCGAGTCGGACGAGTTCGGCGTTTTTGGAGTGCCGTACGACAAGCGCGGCGACCGGACTGACGAATACATCGAAGCGATGAAAGCGATCTGGACCGAGCCCGCCGCGTCTTACCGGGGAAATTTTATACAATTCAAGAACGCGGAGATTTTTCCCAAGCCGTTGCAAAAACCGCATCCGCCGGTTTGGGTCGGCGGCTGGATGAAACTGGCGGCCAAGCGCGCCGGAAAATACGGCGAAGGCTGGATTCCCGGCTGGCTGTCTCCGG
Protein-coding sequences here:
- a CDS encoding LLM class flavin-dependent oxidoreductase, whose product is RNPIYAAKQYATLDWLCKGRLIVGVGLGSKATRESDEFGVFGVPYDKRGDRTDEYIEAMKAIWTEPAASYRGNFIQFKNAEIFPKPLQKPHPPVWVGGWMKLAAKRAGKYGEGWIPGWLSPAEMKVGCDILSQTARENGRDSSKITIAVEKLATIAKTRDEGLNLAMPTLKTSSESYERDINSMQFALDRHIFGSVSDVRRRIDEFVEAGVQHFELKIIYPTIDSLTKQMTFWSEEILPHYD